A genomic segment from Spinacia oleracea cultivar Varoflay chromosome 3, BTI_SOV_V1, whole genome shotgun sequence encodes:
- the LOC110780054 gene encoding uncharacterized protein, producing the protein MIMNPNVVVLSDHIISGVKIEEENVANFDGVFDEGLDDSGIKSSEQEQRCREIELEIQNKERNLVTIISKIRVLGGEKLRVEEEIKGLKEKKAVLIGAKGNAPIIMTPKNKRKRGEGDDDDSLPISRFPIRNIARGSSQRAGPLNPTPPRRLFKLENNDGEGGEGDDDVIPKNRVFKRVAKESESDDDDHPLLFSRQLRMRNIARESSKRAEPLNPTRPKRILKLENNDGMGEDGTPTRRGFKRVDRESGSDDDVSLPISQLLSRKIARESSQRSESLNPTRPRRIFKFENNDGEGEDGDESDDDIKPTRRGFKRVPRENESDDDDDCLPICQLLSRNIARASSQCASPLNPTRPRRRLVKCGQDELKDKPQKIGNVADDHESSEDESESSDRSLGSFIVDDSDCEDVKDDLSKEVSGDDDSDDDFDEEVSDNDLNFKDILSRLQSRRHPDSKWVSEADMLSDFGKNPELCMKAVCALYRLQTNEEKVCKASIVHNGRGFSTSDATRGTFLGEFLTDGVPNGNGEMVKTVEELQEYHPSGVEDCRSLANHYSKQLFKIYESGDDPYFL; encoded by the exons ATGATAATGAATCCGAACGTAGTAGTACTCAGTGATCACATAATTAGTGGGGTGAAGATTGAGGAGGAAAATGTGGCTAATTTTGATGGTGTGTTTGATGAGGGTTTAGATGACTCTGGAATTAAGTCGAGTGAGCAAGAACAAAGATGTAGGGAAATTGAATTAGAAATTCAAAACAAAGAAAGGAATTTGGTAACAATTATAAGCAAGATTAGGGTTTTAGGTGGTGAGAAATTAAGAGTTGAAGAGGAAATTAAGGGTTTGAAGGAGAAAAAGGCTGTTCTTATTGGAGCTAAGGGAAATGCCCCAATTATCATGAccccgaaaaacaaaagaaagcgCGGTGagggtgatgatgatgatagtcTTCCAATTAGTCGATTCCCCATAAGAAATATTGCTCGGGGCTCAAGTCAACGTGCTGGTCCCTTGAATCCAACTCCTCCAAGGAGGCTTTTTAAATTGGAGAACAATGACGGCGAGGGTGGAGAAGGGGACGATGATGTTATACCAAAAAACCGGGTTTTTAAAAGGGTTGCTAAGGAAAGTgagagtgatgatgatgatcatcCGCTTTTATTTAGTAGACAACTCCGCATGAGAAATATTGCTCGGGAATCAAGTAAACGTGCTGAGCCCTTGAATCCAACTCGTCCAAAGAGGATTTTAAAATTGGAGAACAATGACGGCATGGGTGAAGATGGTACACCAACAAGACGGGGTTTTAAAAGGGTTGATAGGGAAAGTGggagtgatgatgatgtgagtTTACCAATTAGTCAACTCCTTAGTAGAAAAATTGCTCGGGAATCAAGTCAACGTTCTGAGTCCTTGAATCCAACTCGTCCAAGGAGGATTTTTAAGTTTGAGAACAATGATGGCGAGGGTGAAGATGGGGATGAATCGGATGATGATATAAAACCAACAAGGCGGGGTTTTAAAAGGGTTCCTAGGGAAaatgagagtgatgatgatgatgattgttTACCAATTTGTCAACTCCTTAGTAGAAATATTGCTCGGGCCTCAAGTCAATGTGCTAGCCCCTTGAATCCAACTCGTCCAAGGAGGCGTTTGGTTAAGTGTGGACAAGATGAACTGAAAGATAAACCTCAGAAAATTGGAAATGTTGCAGATGATCATGAGTCATCAGAAGATGAGTCAGAAAGTAGTGATAGAAGCTTAGGTAGTTTCATTGTTGATGACTCTGATTGTGAAGATGTAAAAGATGATTTGTCAAAAGAAGTTAGTGGAGATGATGATtctgatgatgattttgatgaagaGGTATCAGATAATGATCTTAATTTCAAAGATATACTCTCTAGACTACAGAGCAGAAGACATCCTGATTCAAAGTGGGTTTCAGAAGCTGATATGCTCTCTGACTTTGGTAAGAATCCTGAGTTGTGTATGAAAGCTGTTTGTGCTCTTTATCGGTTGCAAACCAACGAAGAAAAGGTTTGTAAGGCAAGCATTGTTCATAATGGACGAGGGTTTAGTACATCGGATGCAACAAG AGGAACATTCTTGGGGGAATTTCTTACTGATGGAGTACCAAACGGAAATGGAGAAATGGTAAAAACTGTGGAGGAATTACAAGAGTATCATCCAAGCGGAGTTGAAGATTGTC